The following proteins are encoded in a genomic region of Euzebyales bacterium:
- a CDS encoding substrate-binding domain-containing protein: MTLIVAAGPEIAPALRQIAEDAGTVTALRCVVIEVTAVPPPTVRAALAQGWDEEERGPAPHVWVPTTSTEVSLAAAGGAGDLVDTESPSIATSPSVIAMPQPMADVLGWPDAPMSWESIADLAADDDAWAERDRRQWGAFRISLVEDVAAEPTIGAVGALTDAVGALPTNAATRSEDEQFHVKAQLLLLERKVEYLGGTTGQQLDEIPATDQRDELLQTVSALLLTEQMVWMYNGGDATLGRTHPSRPGTRPTARRTPTTRTSGSTPRGQTTPRPTRRRSCCARSSPPTASGRSRPAGSATAPVRPRLS, from the coding sequence ATGACGCTGATCGTGGCGGCCGGGCCGGAGATCGCGCCGGCGCTGCGACAGATCGCCGAGGACGCAGGTACCGTCACCGCCCTGCGGTGCGTCGTGATCGAGGTCACCGCTGTACCGCCGCCGACCGTCCGCGCCGCCCTGGCACAGGGGTGGGACGAGGAGGAGCGCGGACCGGCGCCACACGTCTGGGTTCCGACCACGTCGACGGAGGTCAGCCTCGCCGCCGCCGGTGGTGCCGGCGACCTCGTCGACACCGAGTCACCCTCGATCGCGACATCACCCTCTGTGATCGCCATGCCACAACCGATGGCGGACGTGCTCGGCTGGCCCGACGCGCCGATGTCGTGGGAGAGCATCGCCGACCTGGCCGCCGACGACGACGCCTGGGCCGAGCGCGACCGTCGCCAGTGGGGTGCGTTCCGGATCAGCCTCGTCGAGGACGTCGCGGCCGAACCCACGATCGGCGCGGTCGGTGCGCTGACGGATGCCGTCGGCGCCCTGCCGACGAACGCGGCGACCCGGTCGGAGGACGAGCAGTTCCATGTCAAGGCGCAGCTGCTGCTGCTGGAGCGCAAGGTCGAGTACCTGGGCGGGACGACGGGCCAGCAGCTCGACGAGATCCCTGCGACCGACCAGCGTGACGAGCTTCTGCAGACCGTGTCGGCGCTGCTGTTGACCGAGCAGATGGTCTGGATGTACAACGGCGGCGACGCGACGCTGGGCCGGACACACCCCTCGCGGCCTGGTACCCGCCCGACGGCGCGCCGGACGCCGACTACCCGTACGTCCGGCTCGACGCCCCGTGGACAGACGACGCCACGGCCGACGCGGCGGCGGAGTTGCTGCGCGCGATCGAGTCCTCCGACGGCATCGGGACGCTCCAGGCCGGCGGGTTCCGCGACAGCACCCGTGAGACCACGCCTGAGCTGA
- a CDS encoding cupin domain-containing protein yields the protein MGGLRLIRRGDLSDDTSQSTGMTRRAALSGELVGSSTLWMGETRVAPATASQPHHHGRSETGIYVVAGTPAFSFRDEHGELVRLETAPGDYVYVPPNLPHIEENPSSDTEAVVVIARTTQEAIVVNLRVL from the coding sequence ATGGGTGGACTGCGACTGATCCGGCGAGGCGACCTGTCCGACGACACCAGCCAGTCGACCGGCATGACGCGGCGCGCGGCTCTGTCGGGCGAGCTGGTCGGCTCGTCCACGCTGTGGATGGGCGAGACGCGCGTCGCGCCCGCGACCGCCAGCCAGCCGCATCACCATGGTCGCTCTGAGACGGGCATCTACGTGGTCGCGGGCACGCCCGCGTTCTCGTTCCGCGACGAGCACGGCGAGCTCGTCCGGCTCGAGACGGCACCGGGCGACTACGTCTACGTGCCGCCGAACCTGCCACACATCGAGGAGAACCCCTCGTCCGATACCGAGGCCGTGGTTGTCATCGCCCGGACCACGCAGGAGGCGATCGTCGTCAACCTGCGTGTGCTCTAG
- a CDS encoding DUF294 nucleotidyltransferase-like domain-containing protein: MATDHLPAEVLDDLVDLLTVCPAFVGVGRDVLAGLAAEAEIAYIDGVTGLATPALVVQRGGLIVRDGSDRTVDLVTRGEFSAPAADERLDPIEPSMVVWLPERAIDIAWSAAPDQLTEVLDRPTRTIDLQTAAVRTLMHAPVRTAEAAETCAAVARRMTDQRISSAVVLDRDRVGIVTDRDLRSRLVARQLSPSTPIGDIATWDVRTVTAQTPVFEALIEMLSAGIHHLPVTEDGRLVGMLSSNDVLELGTRSPLHLRMTIDRAATVDDVAAAVDDLPDAVRALLAAGTTAGDVGTVVATVTDRVQRRLLVLAFAEHGDPPGPFGWIAFGSQARREQTLHSDQDHGLLLSDDLDDDGDAWWRRSAEWVVAGLERCGYARCNGGVMAINDAWRHDVSGWRRAFADWIERPSEKHLMDSTIAFDLRTVTGELQVRELLAPVIATAADNGIFLGRLARDATRHRPPLGFFGRFAVDRSGEHKGSFDIKAGVTLPIADIARLHALARGSSDIATDVRLLGAADEGQLSDDLAATLRAGYELATGLRLRRHLELHAAGRPADNWLDPEKLEALARAQLRETFKAIRTAQQSIESRYHTGMLG, translated from the coding sequence ATGGCCACCGACCACCTGCCAGCGGAGGTGCTGGACGACCTCGTCGATCTGCTGACGGTGTGCCCGGCCTTCGTCGGCGTCGGTCGCGACGTGCTCGCCGGGCTCGCCGCCGAGGCCGAGATCGCCTACATCGACGGGGTCACGGGTCTTGCGACCCCGGCGCTGGTGGTCCAGCGCGGCGGGCTGATCGTGCGCGACGGCTCGGACCGTACCGTCGACCTGGTGACGCGCGGCGAGTTCAGCGCGCCGGCCGCCGACGAGCGCCTCGACCCGATCGAGCCCAGCATGGTCGTGTGGCTGCCGGAACGCGCGATCGACATCGCCTGGTCCGCGGCCCCTGACCAGCTGACGGAGGTGCTGGACCGTCCGACCCGCACGATCGACCTCCAGACGGCGGCGGTGAGGACGCTCATGCACGCACCGGTGCGCACCGCCGAGGCCGCCGAGACGTGCGCCGCCGTGGCGCGACGCATGACCGATCAGCGGATCTCGTCGGCGGTGGTGCTCGACCGCGACCGCGTCGGGATCGTCACGGACCGCGACCTGCGGTCCCGCCTCGTGGCCCGGCAGCTCTCGCCGTCGACGCCGATCGGTGACATCGCGACCTGGGACGTCCGCACCGTCACCGCGCAGACGCCGGTGTTCGAGGCGCTGATCGAGATGCTGTCGGCCGGCATCCACCACCTGCCTGTCACAGAGGATGGGCGGCTCGTGGGCATGCTCAGCTCGAACGACGTGCTGGAGCTCGGCACGCGCAGCCCCCTGCATCTGCGCATGACGATCGACCGCGCCGCCACCGTCGACGACGTCGCCGCGGCGGTCGACGACCTGCCCGACGCCGTGCGCGCTCTCCTGGCCGCCGGCACGACCGCCGGTGACGTCGGCACGGTTGTCGCCACGGTCACCGACCGCGTCCAACGGCGCCTGCTTGTCCTGGCGTTCGCCGAGCACGGGGATCCGCCGGGTCCATTCGGCTGGATCGCATTCGGGAGCCAGGCGCGACGCGAGCAGACCCTGCACAGCGACCAGGATCACGGCCTGCTGCTGTCCGACGACCTCGACGACGACGGCGACGCCTGGTGGCGGCGCTCGGCCGAGTGGGTCGTGGCGGGCCTGGAGAGATGCGGATACGCCAGGTGCAACGGCGGGGTCATGGCGATCAACGACGCGTGGCGTCACGACGTCTCGGGATGGCGCCGCGCCTTCGCCGACTGGATCGAGCGGCCCAGCGAGAAGCACCTGATGGACTCGACGATCGCGTTCGACCTGCGCACCGTGACGGGTGAGCTGCAGGTACGGGAGCTGCTCGCACCGGTCATCGCCACCGCCGCCGACAACGGCATCTTCCTCGGCCGGCTCGCCCGCGATGCCACGCGGCACCGCCCGCCGCTGGGGTTCTTCGGCAGGTTCGCCGTCGACCGTTCAGGCGAGCACAAGGGCTCGTTCGACATCAAGGCCGGGGTCACGCTGCCGATCGCCGACATCGCGCGCCTGCACGCACTCGCCCGGGGCAGCAGCGACATCGCCACCGACGTCCGGCTCCTGGGTGCCGCGGACGAGGGGCAGCTGTCCGACGACCTGGCCGCGACGCTGCGGGCCGGCTACGAGCTGGCCACGGGGTTGCGGCTCCGGCGCCATCTCGAGCTGCACGCCGCAGGGCGACCGGCCGACAACTGGCTCGACCCCGAGAAGCTCGAGGCGCTCGCCCGTGCGCAGCTGCGCGAGACGTTCAAGGCGATCCGCACCGCCCAGCAGAGCATCGAGAGCCGGTACCACACGGGCATGCTCGGATGA
- the pgl gene encoding 6-phosphogluconolactonase, translated as MRTETYADADAVAQRTAVVIAEAAREGAMRHGRAVLAFSGGSTPAPMLERLGKMDLRWNATHILQVDERVAPDGHEDRNWTMITNSLLAGADIPEALLHPMPVTDDDLDAAAGRYASRLQTVAGVPPVADVVHLGIGADGHTASLVPGDPVLAVRDRWVAIAGPYQGRMRMTMTYPAINAARLLVWQITGAEKAGAVRAGLRGTGVPASKVRRRDVVVIATDDAAAELRGPRRRWPSAVEDSMNSA; from the coding sequence ATGCGCACCGAGACCTACGCCGACGCCGACGCCGTCGCCCAGCGAACCGCCGTGGTGATCGCCGAGGCGGCCCGCGAGGGTGCCATGCGGCACGGCCGGGCGGTCCTGGCCTTCAGCGGCGGGTCGACGCCGGCGCCGATGCTGGAGCGCCTTGGGAAGATGGACCTGCGCTGGAACGCCACGCACATCCTCCAGGTCGACGAGCGGGTCGCTCCCGACGGCCACGAGGACCGCAACTGGACGATGATCACCAACAGCCTCCTGGCGGGCGCGGACATCCCGGAGGCACTGTTGCATCCCATGCCGGTGACCGACGACGACCTCGACGCGGCGGCCGGGCGCTACGCGTCACGGCTGCAGACCGTCGCGGGCGTGCCACCGGTCGCGGACGTGGTCCACCTCGGCATCGGCGCCGACGGCCACACCGCGTCGCTGGTGCCGGGCGACCCCGTCCTCGCCGTGCGCGACCGGTGGGTGGCCATCGCCGGCCCGTACCAGGGGCGCATGCGCATGACCATGACGTACCCGGCGATCAACGCGGCCCGACTCCTGGTCTGGCAGATCACTGGCGCCGAGAAGGCGGGAGCCGTCCGCGCTGGGCTCCGGGGCACCGGTGTGCCGGCGTCGAAGGTCCGCCGGCGCGACGTCGTCGTCATCGCGACGGACGACGCGGCCGCCGAGCTCCGCGGCCCTCGTAGACGATGGCCATCCGCCGTTGAAGATTCGATGAACAGCGCCTGA
- a CDS encoding MgtC/SapB family protein yields the protein MAPEEMFLRLLMAAFCSGLIGFERASALRAAGMRTHTLVGVGAAVFSILSIAGFEAADESRIAAQIVTGVGFLGAGAIFKEGGSVSGLTTAAGLWITASLGMAAGSGSYSLAALGTVVTLSMLIGLRAVDAAVRRRRVKVQRRLEVHVGDVSKLEKLLAFIQRVDPGAEQIDFTRTGGSEGVLVVTCNEDEVAKVADMVASHKSVTKVEELSPLHWRQKPRKYQAT from the coding sequence ATGGCGCCCGAGGAGATGTTCCTGCGTCTGCTGATGGCCGCCTTCTGCAGCGGGCTGATCGGCTTCGAACGGGCGTCCGCGCTGCGAGCAGCAGGAATGCGCACCCACACGCTGGTCGGCGTGGGTGCGGCGGTGTTCTCAATCCTGTCGATCGCGGGGTTCGAAGCCGCCGATGAGTCACGGATCGCTGCCCAGATCGTGACGGGGGTGGGCTTCCTCGGCGCCGGAGCGATCTTCAAGGAGGGCGGATCGGTCAGCGGGCTCACCACCGCGGCCGGGCTGTGGATCACCGCCTCACTCGGCATGGCCGCCGGCTCCGGCAGCTACTCGCTCGCCGCGTTGGGCACCGTCGTGACCCTCTCGATGCTGATCGGGCTGCGGGCCGTGGACGCCGCCGTCCGCCGCCGGCGGGTGAAGGTCCAGCGCCGGCTGGAGGTCCATGTCGGCGACGTGTCGAAGCTCGAGAAGCTGCTCGCCTTCATCCAGCGCGTCGATCCGGGCGCGGAGCAGATCGACTTCACACGGACCGGCGGGTCGGAGGGCGTGCTGGTCGTGACCTGCAACGAGGACGAGGTCGCCAAGGTCGCCGACATGGTCGCCTCCCACAAGTCGGTGACGAAGGTCGAGGAGCTGTCCCCCCTGCACTGGCGGCAGAAGCCCCGCAAGTACCAGGCCACCTGA
- a CDS encoding glycosyltransferase family 2 protein: MAEVVAVLPALNEADALPEALAGAPTWLDVVVVDNASTDDTAAVAAALGARVVHEPFRGYGAAVQRGLAAADGATYITILDADATFDWADLDALLSPLRAGQADVVFGRRVPARREPGAMPWHVGVANAVLARVCGRIAGTDLHDIGPFKALRGDVVATIGARDRTYGWPLEFALRAAHAGLRLGQVDVAYRLRAGVSKVTGRPWPTVKTAAKMLSVLLRQAVALRRAADAATPAPPSLP; encoded by the coding sequence ATGGCCGAGGTCGTCGCGGTCCTGCCGGCGCTCAACGAGGCTGACGCGCTGCCGGAGGCGCTGGCTGGTGCCCCGACGTGGCTCGACGTCGTGGTGGTCGACAACGCATCGACCGACGACACCGCCGCCGTGGCCGCGGCGCTTGGCGCCCGCGTCGTCCACGAGCCGTTCCGGGGCTACGGCGCCGCCGTGCAGCGGGGCCTGGCGGCCGCCGACGGCGCGACGTACATCACCATCCTCGACGCCGACGCGACCTTCGACTGGGCCGACCTCGATGCGCTGCTCTCACCGTTGCGCGCGGGCCAAGCCGACGTCGTGTTCGGCCGACGTGTGCCAGCGCGCCGGGAGCCGGGCGCCATGCCATGGCACGTCGGCGTCGCCAACGCCGTCCTCGCGCGCGTGTGCGGCCGTATCGCCGGCACCGACCTGCACGACATCGGTCCGTTCAAGGCGTTGCGCGGCGACGTGGTCGCCACCATCGGCGCCCGCGACCGCACGTACGGCTGGCCCCTGGAGTTCGCGCTGCGCGCCGCCCACGCCGGCCTGCGGCTGGGACAAGTCGACGTCGCCTACCGTCTGCGCGCCGGCGTGTCGAAGGTCACGGGCCGACCGTGGCCGACGGTCAAGACGGCTGCCAAGATGCTGTCCGTGCTGCTCCGTCAGGCGGTCGCCCTCCGGCGTGCTGCGGACGCCGCCACGCCGGCTCCGCCCTCCCTACCATGA
- a CDS encoding NAD-dependent epimerase/dehydratase family protein, producing MQVLVTGGAGFIGSHVVDALVSEGHRVRVLDILSDAAHAGRPTYLRDDVDYVEADLLTVADRPRVVAGADAVAHLASRVGLGKDVLDAPDYVRDNDLGTAVFLRALAEADGTGRIVLASSMVVYGEGRYRAPDGRLVRPGPRRPEDLDAGRFEARDPQTGQDLTPEAVGEDAPVDPRNTYAATKLHQEHLCRAFGIERGVPVTMLRYHNVYGPRMPRDTPYAGVASIIRSAYEAGRAAQVFEDGRQLRDFVHVSDVADATVRALLVDPPVDGAVNVASGDPRTVLDMARALRLAFGDGAPAPEVTGRWSAGDVRHVFADPRRAQRELGFTARVAFADGMAQFATAPLRASLVAEQRR from the coding sequence ATGCAGGTGCTGGTCACCGGCGGCGCCGGCTTCATCGGCTCCCACGTGGTCGACGCGCTCGTCAGCGAAGGGCACCGTGTGCGCGTGCTCGACATCCTGTCGGATGCCGCGCACGCCGGACGACCGACCTACCTGCGCGACGACGTCGACTACGTCGAGGCGGACCTGCTCACGGTCGCTGACCGCCCGCGGGTCGTGGCGGGCGCCGACGCCGTGGCGCACCTGGCCTCGCGGGTCGGGCTGGGCAAGGACGTCCTCGACGCCCCCGACTACGTCCGCGACAACGACCTCGGCACCGCCGTGTTCCTGCGGGCGCTGGCCGAGGCTGATGGCACCGGCCGGATCGTGCTTGCCAGCTCGATGGTCGTCTACGGGGAGGGACGCTACCGGGCGCCGGACGGTCGCCTGGTCCGTCCCGGCCCCCGCCGTCCCGAGGACCTCGACGCAGGGCGGTTCGAAGCCCGTGACCCTCAGACGGGCCAGGACCTCACGCCGGAGGCCGTCGGCGAGGACGCGCCGGTCGACCCGCGCAACACCTACGCAGCGACAAAGCTCCACCAGGAGCACCTGTGCCGTGCCTTCGGCATCGAGCGTGGCGTGCCGGTGACCATGCTGCGCTACCACAACGTCTACGGTCCGCGCATGCCCCGCGACACGCCGTACGCGGGCGTTGCGAGCATCATCCGCAGCGCCTACGAGGCGGGTCGCGCAGCACAGGTGTTCGAGGACGGTCGTCAACTGCGCGACTTCGTGCATGTGAGCGACGTGGCCGACGCCACCGTCCGCGCGCTGCTGGTCGACCCGCCCGTCGACGGTGCCGTCAACGTCGCGAGCGGCGACCCGCGAACCGTGCTCGACATGGCCCGGGCGCTGCGTCTGGCGTTCGGCGACGGGGCGCCGGCGCCGGAGGTGACCGGGCGGTGGAGCGCCGGCGACGTCCGCCACGTCTTCGCCGATCCCCGCCGCGCGCAGCGCGAGCTGGGGTTCACCGCCCGGGTCGCCTTCGCCGACGGCATGGCGCAGTTCGCCACCGCGCCGCTGCGCGCCTCGCTGGTGGCGGAGCAGCGCCGGTAA
- a CDS encoding molybdopterin-dependent oxidoreductase: MSPAAGWRTADGVRRTLGRLVTPPRFPPFRPGTFRSCMHDPAPASWLGIALGAAFGICFVTGMLSHLIQSGGSLLAHDVVSGGGWQAWPTAGGQLYRVTQGLHVITGIAAVPLLFAKLFVVYPQLFTRPPVRSVRHAVERMTLPLLVGGSIFMLVTGVQNVMYWYPWGFFFPIGHYWAAWVTMGALLAHVGAKASIAASVARRGPPTDVDADDAVAATDDVDGRAAGATLPAEGGLTRRTVLTATAAVSGLVAAASAGGTVRPLARLAVLNARSPGIGPQGFPVNTSAAAARVEQAAMSPGYRLRMAGGAGGPLELSRDDLLALPQHEAVLPIACVEGWSVVKRWTGVSVATLLERAGAAPGARVRVLSLQSGGFYRASDLTPELTADPDTLLALRVEGEDLHLDHGFPVRLIAPNNPGVLQTKWVGEVRVL, from the coding sequence ATGTCCCCGGCAGCCGGTTGGCGGACCGCGGATGGCGTGCGCCGCACGCTGGGCCGGCTGGTCACCCCGCCGCGGTTCCCGCCGTTCCGGCCGGGGACGTTCCGCAGCTGCATGCACGACCCGGCGCCTGCGTCATGGCTTGGCATCGCCCTCGGGGCGGCGTTCGGCATCTGCTTCGTCACGGGCATGCTGTCGCACCTGATCCAGAGTGGCGGCAGCCTGCTCGCCCACGACGTGGTGAGCGGCGGAGGCTGGCAGGCGTGGCCGACCGCCGGCGGGCAGCTGTACCGGGTGACCCAGGGCCTCCACGTCATCACCGGGATCGCGGCCGTCCCGCTGCTGTTCGCCAAACTGTTCGTCGTCTATCCCCAGCTGTTCACGCGGCCACCGGTGCGCAGCGTCCGCCACGCCGTCGAGCGCATGACGCTCCCGCTGCTGGTCGGCGGCAGCATCTTCATGCTGGTCACGGGTGTCCAGAACGTCATGTACTGGTACCCGTGGGGCTTCTTCTTCCCGATCGGGCACTACTGGGCCGCGTGGGTGACCATGGGCGCCCTGCTCGCCCACGTCGGCGCGAAGGCGTCGATCGCGGCGTCGGTCGCGCGCCGGGGCCCGCCCACCGACGTCGACGCCGACGACGCCGTCGCCGCGACCGACGACGTCGACGGGCGAGCCGCCGGCGCCACCCTGCCCGCTGAGGGTGGGCTGACCCGCCGGACGGTTCTGACCGCGACGGCCGCCGTGTCGGGCCTGGTCGCCGCCGCATCGGCGGGCGGCACGGTGCGGCCATTGGCACGCCTGGCCGTGCTCAACGCGCGGTCTCCCGGGATCGGTCCCCAGGGCTTCCCCGTCAACACGTCCGCTGCGGCGGCGCGCGTTGAGCAGGCGGCGATGTCCCCGGGCTACCGCCTGCGCATGGCGGGTGGTGCGGGCGGACCGCTGGAGCTGTCGCGCGACGACCTGCTGGCGCTGCCCCAGCACGAGGCGGTCCTGCCCATCGCGTGCGTCGAGGGCTGGTCGGTGGTGAAGCGGTGGACCGGGGTCAGCGTTGCGACGCTGCTCGAGCGCGCCGGCGCCGCGCCGGGCGCCCGCGTTCGGGTGCTGTCGCTGCAGTCGGGCGGCTTCTACCGTGCCAGCGACCTGACGCCCGAGCTGACAGCCGACCCCGACACCCTCCTCGCGCTCCGGGTCGAGGGCGAGGACCTGCACCTGGATCACGGCTTCCCGGTGCGGCTGATCGCTCCGAACAACCCCGGGGTGCTGCAGACCAAGTGGGTTGGCGAGGTGCGGGTGCTGTGA
- a CDS encoding SAM-dependent chlorinase/fluorinase → MTPVITFLSDFGLTDSYVGICRAVIAGIAPGATVVDLVHTVPARDVRRGAVLLADCVSVAPAGIHLAVVDPDADARPGVVVEAGGALLVGPDNGLLLPAADVLGGAVAAHQLRDPRWHRTPVSPVFRGRDVFGPVAAHLANGLAPDAAGPALPVDDLQRRRGLDADVGHRRIAAPIRNIDCYGNVQLTVTQADLRRAGLDSGQPVRVGTPGETVELARVASFSDLGSGELGIVEDSFGWLAIVAGGADAADRLDLRAVDAVRLGDG, encoded by the coding sequence GTGACGCCCGTGATCACCTTCCTCTCGGACTTCGGTCTCACCGACAGCTACGTCGGGATCTGTCGCGCCGTCATCGCGGGGATCGCGCCTGGCGCCACGGTCGTCGACCTGGTCCACACCGTGCCGGCCCGGGACGTTCGGCGGGGGGCCGTGCTGCTGGCCGACTGCGTGTCGGTCGCACCCGCGGGCATCCACCTGGCGGTGGTCGACCCCGACGCCGATGCACGTCCCGGCGTGGTCGTCGAGGCCGGCGGAGCGCTGCTCGTCGGCCCCGACAACGGGCTGCTGCTGCCCGCAGCCGACGTGCTGGGCGGCGCCGTGGCCGCGCATCAGCTGCGCGACCCGCGATGGCACCGCACCCCGGTGTCGCCTGTCTTCCGTGGCCGTGACGTGTTCGGCCCCGTCGCGGCGCACCTCGCCAACGGTCTGGCCCCCGACGCGGCCGGCCCCGCCCTGCCCGTCGACGACCTGCAGCGGCGACGGGGTCTCGACGCCGACGTGGGCCACCGGCGCATCGCGGCCCCCATCCGCAACATCGACTGCTACGGCAACGTGCAGCTGACCGTCACCCAGGCCGATCTCCGACGCGCCGGCCTCGATAGTGGCCAGCCGGTGCGTGTCGGCACGCCCGGGGAGACCGTCGAGCTCGCGCGCGTGGCCAGCTTCTCCGACCTCGGGTCAGGCGAGCTGGGCATCGTCGAGGACTCGTTCGGTTGGTTGGCCATCGTCGCCGGCGGCGCCGACGCGGCGGACCGGCTCGACCTGCGCGCGGTGGACGCGGTCCGGCTGGGAGACGGCTGA